The following coding sequences lie in one Mucilaginibacter sp. KACC 22773 genomic window:
- a CDS encoding phosphoribosylanthranilate isomerase, producing MKIKVCGLKDPENIEAVAALKPDYLGFICYGLSPRYIGQLSAESLKKIQKNIKKTAVFVNESAEIIDSLIDAYGFDAIQLHGDESPEFSHSFRDRVTVFKAFGLDGNFDFGQLDNYINKVDYFLFDTKTAAYGGSGKTFDWGMLDNYKLEVPFFLSGGISLDNLEEIKKINHPQFYGVDLNSRFETAPGFKDTGKLKQAFDIINKQTITNEIRS from the coding sequence ATGAAGATAAAAGTTTGCGGTTTAAAAGATCCCGAAAATATTGAAGCGGTAGCCGCATTAAAACCCGACTACCTGGGCTTTATTTGCTACGGGCTTTCGCCCCGATATATCGGTCAATTATCTGCAGAAAGTTTAAAAAAAATACAAAAAAACATCAAAAAAACAGCAGTTTTTGTGAATGAAAGTGCAGAAATAATCGATTCTTTGATAGATGCGTACGGTTTTGATGCAATACAACTGCACGGCGACGAATCGCCGGAATTTAGTCACAGTTTTCGGGACAGGGTTACCGTGTTTAAAGCTTTTGGGTTGGACGGAAATTTCGATTTCGGCCAGCTCGATAATTACATAAACAAAGTAGACTATTTCCTGTTCGATACAAAAACTGCTGCCTATGGTGGCTCGGGTAAAACTTTTGACTGGGGGATGCTGGATAATTATAAACTGGAAGTCCCCTTCTTTTTATCGGGTGGTATAAGCCTGGATAACCTGGAAGAAATTAAAAAGATTAATCACCCGCAATTTTACGGGGTTGATTTAAATAGCCGTTTTGAAACGGCGCCGGGTTTTAAAGATACCGGTAAACTAAAACAAGCATTTGATATCATCAACAAGCAAACTATTACAAATGAAATACGGAGTTAA
- a CDS encoding SDR family oxidoreductase: MKLNDKVIVITGASSGIGKSLAIECAKRGATVVLAARQYVTLCVITQDIERRYQTKALAVQCDVTIEDDCAQLIKQTLITFGKIDVLINNAGISMRALFKDVDLKVLKSLMDVNFWGTVYCTKYALPEITKTKGSIVGVSSIAGYKGLPGRAGYSASKFAMNGFLDALRVENLKTGVHVLTACPGFTASNIRNTALNNEGIEQRESTLEEDKMMTADQVARIIVDGIENRSRTLVLTLQGKLTVLLSKLLPAFLDKMVYNVFAREKNPLLK, translated from the coding sequence ATGAAGTTAAATGATAAAGTTATAGTAATAACCGGGGCATCATCCGGCATCGGAAAATCATTGGCTATTGAATGCGCCAAACGCGGCGCAACTGTGGTTTTGGCAGCCCGCCAATATGTAACCCTTTGCGTAATAACCCAGGATATTGAAAGACGCTACCAAACCAAAGCCCTGGCTGTACAGTGCGATGTAACGATCGAGGACGATTGTGCCCAGTTAATTAAACAAACCCTCATCACTTTTGGTAAAATTGACGTGTTGATAAATAATGCGGGGATATCTATGCGGGCGTTGTTTAAGGATGTTGATTTAAAAGTACTCAAGTCATTAATGGATGTAAACTTTTGGGGTACGGTATATTGTACCAAATACGCTTTGCCAGAAATTACCAAAACCAAAGGCAGCATAGTAGGAGTATCATCCATAGCGGGCTATAAAGGTTTGCCTGGTCGCGCAGGATATTCTGCTTCAAAGTTTGCCATGAATGGCTTTTTGGATGCTTTAAGGGTAGAAAACCTAAAAACCGGCGTACACGTATTAACCGCCTGCCCTGGCTTCACGGCATCAAACATCCGCAATACCGCGCTTAATAATGAAGGGATAGAACAGCGCGAAAGCACCCTGGAAGAAGATAAAATGATGACAGCCGATCAGGTAGCCAGGATAATTGTAGATGGCATTGAAAATCGCTCACGCACCCTGGTTTTAACCCTGCAGGGCAAACTTACAGTATTGCTTAGTAAGCTACTGCCAGCCTTTTTAGATAAGATGGTTTATAATGTTTTTGCCAGGGAAAAGAACCCGCTTTTGAAGTAG
- a CDS encoding ion channel has product MAIHQEKINPEDDLGFGTQPVVKSQPVINKDGSINVKRTGLPRFSTANNYHSLITMSWRKFWLIVFSGYFTANIIFACIYVSLGTDVLDGGSGDTGFDRFMDAFFFSAQTISTVGYGHISPKGMAANSVAALESMMGLLAFALATGLLYGRFSRPSAKILYSDNVLVAPYRDKGWGLMFRLANLRRNILIDLEIEVVFGYNEEVNGKVIRKFFQLELERKFVSILTVNWTVVHPLDENSPLKDMTQEELEAKQASLSVILKTFDDTFSQTVHSRTSYIYSDVVWGAKFVPVFHRDEDGQAILDMSKISTYELVNG; this is encoded by the coding sequence ATGGCTATACATCAAGAAAAAATAAACCCCGAGGATGACCTTGGTTTCGGCACCCAGCCTGTAGTAAAAAGCCAGCCTGTTATCAATAAAGATGGATCTATTAACGTAAAGCGTACCGGCCTGCCGCGTTTTTCTACTGCAAACAATTACCACTCGCTTATTACCATGAGTTGGCGAAAGTTTTGGCTCATTGTTTTTAGCGGGTACTTTACAGCCAACATCATATTTGCATGCATATATGTTTCATTAGGTACCGACGTGCTTGACGGCGGGAGTGGCGATACCGGGTTTGACAGGTTTATGGATGCCTTCTTTTTTTCGGCGCAAACCATTTCGACTGTTGGTTATGGCCACATCAGTCCGAAGGGAATGGCCGCAAACAGTGTGGCCGCTTTAGAATCGATGATGGGTTTATTGGCCTTTGCATTAGCTACAGGTTTATTATACGGGCGCTTCTCCAGGCCGTCGGCTAAAATATTGTATAGCGATAATGTGTTGGTCGCTCCTTATCGCGATAAGGGTTGGGGACTAATGTTCAGACTGGCCAATTTAAGGCGCAATATATTGATAGACCTCGAGATAGAGGTTGTATTTGGCTATAACGAAGAAGTGAACGGCAAGGTGATCCGCAAGTTTTTTCAACTGGAACTGGAACGAAAATTTGTGAGCATTCTGACAGTAAACTGGACCGTGGTGCACCCCCTTGATGAAAACAGCCCGTTAAAAGACATGACCCAGGAGGAATTGGAAGCCAAACAGGCCAGTTTATCCGTCATCCTTAAAACCTTTGATGATACTTTTTCACAAACTGTACATTCCCGAACATCCTACATTTATTCGGACGTAGTTTGGGGCGCCAAATTTGTACCTGTATTTCATCGTGATGAAGACGGACAGGCAATTTTGGATATGAGTAAGATAAGTACTTATGAATTGGTGAATGGTTAA
- the trpD gene encoding anthranilate phosphoribosyltransferase: MKQILNHLFEHKTFSREQSKGILINIAQGKYNNSQMAAFMTAYCMRSITVDELEGFRDAMLELCLPIDLQTGELIDLCGTGGDGKDTFNISTLASFVVAGAGYKVAKHGNYGVSSGCGSSNVMEHLGYQFTNDADKLKRGIDKANICFLHAPLFHPAMKTVAPIRRELGVKTFFNMLGPLVNPAKPENQLVGVFNLELARVYAYLYQKSTTKYTIVNALEGYDEVSLTCDFKTFSAEGEKINSVEALGFEKLNPSEIAGGDTVSASASIFSSVLNGDGTNAQNNVVLSNAALAIRTINPEKTFADCFYEAEEALLSKKALNSFNLLLQN, translated from the coding sequence ATGAAACAGATACTTAATCATCTATTCGAACACAAAACCTTTAGCCGGGAGCAATCAAAAGGGATTTTGATAAATATAGCTCAGGGTAAGTACAACAACTCACAAATGGCCGCGTTTATGACGGCCTATTGTATGCGCAGTATTACCGTTGATGAGCTGGAAGGCTTTCGCGATGCCATGCTGGAACTTTGCCTGCCTATTGATTTGCAAACCGGCGAACTGATAGATTTGTGCGGTACCGGCGGCGATGGTAAGGATACCTTTAATATATCTACCCTTGCATCGTTTGTGGTAGCCGGAGCGGGGTATAAGGTAGCCAAACACGGTAACTACGGTGTATCATCGGGTTGTGGCTCGTCAAACGTAATGGAGCATTTGGGCTACCAGTTTACCAACGATGCTGATAAACTAAAACGCGGAATTGACAAAGCCAACATTTGCTTTTTACATGCACCGCTGTTTCACCCAGCCATGAAAACGGTGGCGCCCATCCGCAGGGAACTGGGGGTGAAAACATTTTTTAACATGCTTGGTCCGTTGGTTAATCCGGCGAAGCCTGAAAATCAGCTGGTTGGTGTTTTTAACCTGGAGCTGGCAAGGGTATATGCCTATCTTTACCAAAAATCAACTACTAAATATACCATAGTGAATGCTTTGGAGGGTTACGACGAGGTTTCCCTTACCTGCGATTTCAAAACCTTCTCGGCCGAGGGAGAAAAGATAAATAGCGTTGAAGCCCTGGGCTTCGAAAAGCTTAACCCATCGGAAATTGCCGGAGGTGATACGGTAAGTGCCTCTGCATCAATATTTAGTAGCGTACTTAATGGTGATGGTACCAATGCGCAAAACAACGTAGTGCTATCAAACGCTGCCCTGGCTATCAGGACTATCAACCCCGAAAAGACTTTTGCCGATTGTTTTTACGAGGCAGAAGAAGCCCTGCTGAGCAAAAAAGCACTGAACAGTTTTAACCTGCTATTGCAAAACTAA